A stretch of Flavobacterium sp. N1994 DNA encodes these proteins:
- a CDS encoding SusC/RagA family TonB-linked outer membrane protein, whose product MKTIYKKLLFLFLLLPLSVLAQSNLSGVVVDEKSNQPLPGVNVTVQGANQSTSTDFDGKFQLNKLKSGDKILFSFIGYESKTVNYSGQKEISVSLGESANQLQEVVVQVGYGTARKKDVTGAVTTVTSKDFNKGAVLSADQLLIGKAAGVRITSDGGQPDTAPNIRIRGIGSFNTQQSPLIVIDNVPIDNTLAAGQSNPLSMINPNDIESFTILKDASASAIYGSRASNGVIIITTKKGSTGKPQFTYSSTFSFGKVDKLIDVMDGPTYTKFINDTFGVSNPEYVAKLGIPDPNSTTGGRILYNTNWQNEIYRATTTQDHNFTAKAAIFGDVPFRASIGYNKTEGLVRTNDYSRITAGLKLTPTFLDGHLKVDVNAKGISSKKNAIDVGGIISAALNMDPTKPVYGDSPDNRFAGYYQEYALINNRYQVQGQTNPVAALNQRYRPESVDKFLGNIEFDYKTHFLPDLHVVVNAGMETSQSSIKEMYTDNAINTYRLDQTATAIDPATNYVFNPGLNYAERQTVMNKTLDAYLLYSKKLTGAISRFEAQAGHSFQSFVNDGNKSIFQYNTVTGLREPQVNVQNPNNRYYGKMTLESYFGRANIDFFDKYLLTMTIRADASSLFQSDKRWGYFPAFGLAWKMKEESFLKNSTTFEDLKLRVGYGLTGNSDIRDAVVGNNGNYPYTPIFIPGSPNGQYLPGVNIYSAAAFNPNLTWEKATTINTAIDFSLFKGGKVSGTIDAYVRKSTDLLAIVNIAPGQFLTNAFVTNAGAITNKGIETSLNVKIINSDIMNWSVNGNLTYNIGKVDDVNGATQMPVNGGNLPGIGRTLIYNAVGEEPRSAWVFEQVYDSAGKPIPNVFVDRNGDGTVDDKDKYFSATIPHWTYGFSTTFNYKNFDFNASFRGQIGGRVYNSVLAQYGTIDRAKPLVTSNLNNVLNDLPFQNTNGNISTSDFYLENATFLRCESVSLGYKFDKLYKGSSLRLYVGANNLFILTKYSGQDPENFNGIDSNFYPRPRVFNIGVNIDF is encoded by the coding sequence ATGAAAACAATTTACAAAAAGTTGTTATTTTTATTTCTTTTATTACCACTTAGTGTTCTAGCACAGAGCAATCTTAGTGGTGTTGTTGTTGATGAAAAATCAAATCAACCATTACCAGGAGTAAATGTAACCGTTCAAGGCGCAAACCAAAGCACCTCAACAGATTTTGATGGAAAATTCCAATTAAACAAATTAAAAAGTGGTGACAAAATCCTTTTTTCTTTTATTGGATATGAATCAAAAACCGTTAACTATTCAGGACAGAAAGAAATATCTGTCAGTCTTGGGGAAAGCGCAAATCAATTACAAGAAGTAGTAGTTCAAGTGGGGTATGGAACTGCGAGAAAAAAAGATGTTACAGGGGCTGTAACAACTGTTACTTCCAAAGACTTTAACAAAGGAGCTGTTTTAAGTGCTGATCAATTATTGATTGGTAAAGCAGCGGGAGTTAGAATTACTAGTGATGGTGGTCAACCCGATACTGCTCCTAATATTAGAATCAGAGGTATAGGGTCTTTTAATACACAACAAAGCCCATTGATTGTAATTGATAATGTGCCTATTGACAATACTTTGGCCGCAGGTCAGTCTAATCCATTGTCAATGATCAATCCTAATGACATTGAGTCATTTACCATTCTTAAAGATGCTTCAGCTAGTGCTATTTATGGTTCAAGAGCTTCTAATGGGGTAATCATTATTACTACTAAAAAAGGGTCAACTGGTAAACCACAATTTACTTATTCTTCTACGTTCTCCTTTGGTAAAGTGGATAAACTTATTGATGTGATGGATGGACCAACGTATACTAAGTTTATTAATGATACTTTCGGGGTTAGTAATCCAGAGTATGTAGCTAAGCTTGGAATTCCTGATCCTAATTCAACTACAGGAGGACGAATACTTTATAACACGAATTGGCAAAATGAAATTTACAGAGCTACTACAACACAAGACCATAATTTCACTGCAAAAGCAGCTATTTTTGGTGATGTTCCTTTTAGAGCTTCTATAGGGTATAACAAAACGGAAGGTCTGGTTAGAACTAATGATTATTCAAGAATTACAGCAGGTTTAAAATTAACACCAACCTTTTTAGATGGTCACTTGAAAGTGGATGTTAATGCCAAAGGGATAAGTTCTAAAAAGAATGCCATTGATGTGGGTGGTATAATCAGTGCAGCTCTTAATATGGATCCAACTAAACCAGTTTATGGCGATAGTCCAGATAATCGTTTTGCTGGATATTATCAAGAATATGCTCTAATTAATAATCGTTATCAAGTACAAGGTCAAACCAACCCTGTGGCTGCTTTAAATCAAAGATATCGTCCAGAATCGGTAGATAAGTTCTTAGGTAACATTGAATTTGATTATAAAACTCACTTTTTACCTGATTTGCACGTTGTAGTTAATGCAGGTATGGAAACGTCTCAATCTTCTATTAAAGAGATGTATACTGATAATGCAATTAATACTTATAGATTAGATCAAACAGCAACTGCTATTGATCCAGCCACTAATTATGTATTTAATCCAGGGTTGAATTATGCAGAAAGACAAACGGTAATGAATAAAACATTAGATGCTTATTTGTTATATTCAAAAAAACTTACAGGTGCCATTTCAAGATTTGAGGCTCAAGCTGGTCACTCTTTCCAAAGTTTTGTAAATGATGGTAATAAATCTATTTTCCAATATAATACGGTAACAGGACTTAGAGAGCCACAAGTTAATGTACAAAATCCAAACAATAGATATTATGGAAAAATGACATTAGAGTCTTATTTTGGTAGAGCCAATATTGACTTTTTCGATAAATATTTGTTAACAATGACTATAAGAGCGGATGCTTCTTCTCTTTTCCAATCAGATAAAAGATGGGGTTACTTCCCAGCTTTTGGTTTGGCTTGGAAAATGAAAGAAGAAAGCTTCCTCAAAAATTCTACTACTTTTGAGGATTTAAAACTAAGAGTAGGGTATGGTTTAACAGGGAATAGTGATATTAGAGATGCAGTTGTTGGTAACAATGGGAATTATCCTTACACACCAATTTTTATCCCTGGTTCTCCAAATGGGCAATACCTTCCAGGTGTAAACATATACTCTGCTGCTGCTTTTAATCCGAACTTAACGTGGGAAAAAGCGACTACAATAAATACGGCTATCGATTTTAGCTTGTTTAAAGGGGGAAAAGTATCAGGTACTATTGATGCTTATGTTAGAAAATCTACTGATTTATTAGCTATTGTGAATATTGCTCCTGGACAATTTTTAACGAATGCTTTTGTAACTAATGCTGGAGCTATCACTAATAAAGGTATTGAAACTAGTTTGAACGTTAAAATTATCAATTCAGATATTATGAATTGGTCTGTTAATGGAAATTTAACCTATAATATTGGTAAAGTAGATGATGTGAATGGTGCCACCCAAATGCCTGTAAATGGAGGTAACTTGCCAGGAATTGGAAGAACGTTAATCTATAATGCAGTTGGGGAGGAACCAAGATCTGCTTGGGTATTTGAACAAGTGTATGATAGCGCTGGTAAACCAATTCCTAATGTATTTGTAGATAGGAATGGTGATGGTACTGTTGATGATAAAGATAAATATTTTTCAGCTACCATTCCGCACTGGACTTATGGTTTCTCTACTACTTTTAATTATAAAAACTTCGACTTCAATGCAAGTTTTAGAGGACAAATCGGAGGTAGAGTGTATAATAGTGTATTGGCTCAATATGGAACTATTGACAGAGCAAAACCTTTAGTAACATCTAATTTAAATAATGTTTTGAATGATTTACCATTCCAAAATACAAATGGAAACATTTCAACTTCTGATTTTTATCTAGAAAATGCTACTTTCTTACGTTGTGAGAGTGTTTCTTTAGGGTATAAATTTGATAAACTATACAAAGGTTCTTCTTTAAGATTGTACGTTGGAGCAAACAACTTGTTCATCTTAACTAAATATTCAGGACAAGATCCAGAAAACTTTAATGGCATTGATTCTAATTTCTATCCAAGACCTAGAGTGTTCAATATTGGTGTAAACATTGATTTTTAA
- a CDS encoding RagB/SusD family nutrient uptake outer membrane protein codes for MKIKFKIAGLALTLMLISSCSKDLDTKPVVESTFENLLQQDPNAAKGLLSRMYATFALTGGNGPGSSDIQANDAGESGFLRGIINLEDFSADDMKNRWGDDGLDQLTTTKDWTQNNKFFRYLFDRVYYTVPQTTNLIIALNSVNDPNKALYVSELRFLRSLAYFYMIDCFGKGVLVTTENYGQSAPLPEASRTELFNYVESELLAIENDLPATNEYGRANKSCARMLLAKLYLNAEVYTGSARYNDALTYANKVITEGGYSLETNFMKNFSSDNNTSSEIIFPLIADAVTSQSYGNTTYLVNGNMNNDTMSPISQFGAADGWGGHRATKAWYGLFGANATDLGASPDIRASLFWRNGQSYEMNDYKTWSDGYPCTKFRNSSTTGSWTPTSFSSTDFPLFRLADAYLIYAECTLRGATGGSPSQALTYVQAIRNRANATPITSADLTLDFILDERGRELNFEGHRRTDLIRFGKFTGGSYLWPWKGGVQTGTAIPATYNLFPLPFTALSSNPNLTQNPGYN; via the coding sequence ATGAAAATAAAATTTAAAATTGCAGGACTTGCATTAACTTTAATGTTAATAAGTTCTTGTTCAAAAGATTTAGACACCAAACCAGTTGTCGAGAGTACTTTTGAAAATTTGTTGCAACAAGATCCTAACGCAGCGAAAGGATTGTTGTCTAGAATGTATGCCACATTTGCTTTGACAGGTGGTAACGGTCCAGGTAGTTCTGATATTCAGGCTAATGATGCCGGTGAAAGCGGTTTTTTAAGAGGGATTATTAATCTAGAAGACTTTTCTGCTGATGATATGAAAAATCGTTGGGGAGATGATGGGCTAGATCAATTAACCACTACTAAAGATTGGACACAAAACAATAAATTCTTCCGTTATTTATTTGACAGAGTTTATTACACAGTACCACAAACGACTAATCTTATTATTGCTTTAAATTCGGTTAACGATCCTAATAAAGCATTATACGTTAGTGAACTACGTTTTTTACGTTCTTTAGCTTATTTCTACATGATAGATTGTTTTGGCAAAGGAGTATTGGTGACTACAGAAAACTATGGTCAATCAGCACCATTGCCAGAAGCTTCAAGAACAGAACTATTCAATTACGTGGAGTCTGAATTATTAGCTATTGAAAATGATTTACCTGCTACTAACGAATATGGTAGAGCAAATAAATCTTGCGCAAGAATGTTATTAGCTAAATTGTATTTGAATGCAGAAGTGTATACTGGTTCAGCTAGATACAACGATGCGTTAACTTATGCTAATAAAGTAATCACTGAAGGAGGGTATTCTTTGGAAACTAATTTCATGAAAAATTTCTCTTCTGATAATAACACTTCATCAGAAATTATATTCCCACTTATTGCTGATGCTGTAACTAGTCAAAGTTATGGTAACACTACTTATTTAGTAAATGGTAATATGAATAATGATACTATGAGTCCAATTTCTCAATTTGGAGCAGCAGATGGTTGGGGTGGACACAGAGCTACTAAAGCTTGGTACGGATTATTTGGAGCAAATGCAACTGATTTAGGGGCTTCTCCTGATATTAGAGCAAGTTTGTTCTGGAGAAATGGTCAAAGTTATGAGATGAACGATTACAAAACTTGGTCAGATGGTTATCCATGTACTAAATTCAGAAATAGTTCTACTACTGGTTCTTGGACACCAACTTCTTTCTCTAGTACTGATTTTCCATTATTTAGATTAGCTGATGCTTATTTAATTTATGCTGAGTGTACTTTAAGAGGAGCTACTGGAGGATCACCTTCACAAGCGTTGACTTATGTACAAGCTATACGCAACAGAGCAAATGCTACTCCAATAACAAGTGCTGACTTGACTTTGGACTTCATTTTAGATGAAAGAGGAAGAGAGTTGAACTTTGAAGGACATAGAAGAACGGATTTAATTCGTTTCGGTAAATTTACTGGAGGAAGTTATTTATGGCCATGGAAAGGTGGAGTTCAAACTGGAACTGCAATTCCAGCAACTTATAACTTATTCCCATTACCGTTTACAGCTTTAAGTTCAAACCCTAATTTAACTCAAAACCCAGGTTATAATTAA